The nucleotide window TTGGTCACAGGTGGAAAATCATCTAAGGCCAGTAGTGACCGCTAACTAACAGTTTTGTTGCAGATGGCAAGGCAGTAGTACTCTAAGTATCTAAGAAACTTATGGGTACTAGGCTTAACATTAAGGATTAACCATCCGTACGTGTGCAGCAAAATCTCTTTTAATATGCCGATTAAAACTATTTAGGTCAAACTGTAACATAATGCATTTCTACAGACATTTTGCTACTGAATATTCAATCAGATAATACATTCAACTTTTAAACCTTAATATAAATGAACTGTCCACTCAAGTTTGCTGTTCTATGATCAGATCTAAATATCCAGGGAAAAAATTAGGTAATCTCTCcacaaaggaggaagaaaaaaaagaattaagtgtTGTTACTTTTACATATAAATCACAGCCACTTAAACTATTTGAATCaagtcagaaagaccccctgaagaagaaaatggcaacccactccagtcttcttgcctggaaaatcccatggttagagaagcctggtgggttacagtccacggggtcacaaaaaaaaaaaaaaaaaagatggacatgacttagcaaataaacaacaaagtaaaaCTAAGTTGGACTATTTCTTCAGAAGAATCTAGATTTGGGACCATTTTCCTTTTCAACCTGCTCTGTTTTCTTAGACAAATCATGCTGGGCTTCAGTTGTTTCATCTGTATTATGAGAATAATAGCTGGTGGGTATTAACCCATCCAACAGGGATCACATAAAGATCAAGAGAGAAAACTCGGTACctgataccaggggaacattggGTACCtctacattcccaccaccagCCACCTGACTCCCTCCCACTCCAGGCAGCCAGCCTGTGATCTGTGTACCGGATCTTCATGTGAGAGCCTAGTAAGAAAAAGTATTCTTCTAAAAAAACAAGTTTGAAAATAGCTACACAGTACAACAGCAGCTTCCTCTCATAAACAAAAATCATCAAAGACCTTGTGCAGTCACTCTACAAATTATTAAACGTACTTTTGGTTTTTCTTGCCAAAAAGTACCCATTAAGAATACATAAAACTACTCCCAAAGATGACTGCTAACCAATCAAATTGATGCAACTAAAGAATACTTAAGGCACTTATAATGAAATTAATGAGTAAAACTTATTCTAAAGAAATTCCCAAATAGATTCAACATTAATTATGTTGCGATTACAGAAGTTTTGTAAGACCCAGAACTGCTGCCAGAAACACAATTATAGCTGTATTTAATACAAGAACACTTTAAAACAGCTCTATATATTAggaagattatattttaaaatacaagccTCTCTGCATTGTCAGGGAAGAAGGTGACGGCAGTGTTATAAATACACATCCTTGGTTGAGCAAGTTTCAATAGTCTGGAAGTGTtccaaaaaaaagaggggggaaagaaaagaataaaaaagatggATCACACAACAGACTTAAGAAGTTCGTTTTCTTTTACCATTCTTGAGAGTTGAGTAACTGAGGGAAAGAGGGACTAAAAAGggttgagaaataaaataatggagcAGAAATCCATGCTGGTTTTGTCCAAACTGCAtcagggattttcctgatcctCTCTAGGTTTCTCGGGCAGTAGCTATCATCCGGTGGACTGACATTTATTCTTCGCTTTTATCTTGGTGGCTCCAATGTGGACATCTTTTACTGTCTATTTACTCTGTTGGCTTCACAGTGGAGACTCTGGCATGATAGCCCAAGGGGGCATGGAAAACAGTGATCCCAAACCAAAGAATAAGTGTGAACCAGCTGGCATGCAATTAAGCTGAACTACCAAGAGAATATGAAATCATCTGGCTTCATTgaatccttcctttcctcttatgCTTACACTTACTAATAGAATATTAAGTGCTGGCAACATCCTGGGAGACACTAGCCTGGCCAGCATCAGTTTCCTTGTTCAGGAGATGCCATGACTTTCTTTGTCAGGTGTCACACATACAGAAGAACACTGCTGTTAAGAAAACCCAAACTTCTAGAAGAGATCAGTGAGTATATATAAAAGGATTTATAGCAGTCTTCCcttaaacagaaatttctttttaaaatggagcttatcatttttttctagaatacATCTAATATACAATGTGAAACAGAATACAAGCTCTTAAAACTGAGCTGTACAAAAGTCTTTGCACAAGGAATCCTAGTATCCTTTATTAAAGTTACTCCTCACATATTCCAAACTTTAGACAAAGAATAACTTAGCCATATCTTGCCAATTATCAAGAAGGTACAATTTCATACACGTAGGGAAATAATACTCTAATACAGATAGACTGTAAAAAATACTCTCATAATTTCTACATTTTGGAAAGGCTAAAAGACTGAATTTTATAGCTTTAACTTCACTAAGAAACAATCTAGATATTCTAAAGTAAATACAggattccctggcggctcagaaggtaaagaatctgcctgcaatgcaggagacccaggttcaatccctaggtcagaaagatcccctggagaagggaatggcaaccctttcttgcctggaaaatcccatggacagagaagcctggcaggctacagtccatggagttgcaaagaatcagacatgactgagtgacttacaatATAGTTACGAGAAAACATAACAAATATTGTAAACAACTGAAGCTCAAAGACCACCTAATTTACAAGCACaactttaaaagatatttctgaTGAGAAACAGTATTTCACcatttctgggaattccctggtgatccagaggttaggactcggcgctttcactgcaggggcccaggtctgatccctggttagggaactaagagcctgcatGCATGCAGCGTGGccgtaaaataaaaaaaaagtttttttgaattaatcattttttcccctcaaaataaCAATCTAGTCAGCAGTTAGGACTCTAAAGCAGGTGGGCCAGAGATGGCCTGGGGACCACTGCTGTCAGCATGAGCCTCCCACCTCATGCTTTGGAACAGGTTTGCTGCAGTCAAGAGCATCCTCCTCACAAgatccctcctcccagcccaccAGAATCACAGTGGTCAAGAGCATAGCAATCATGTTAAAATGCTTATCAGCCTCTTGGACGGTGAAGCTGGAGAACTGAGAATGGTGGAATAAAGTCTGGGTTTTAGTTTCAGCTCTAACCAGTGATTTCTGTAAGAAATTAAGCATTTCTGTACCTGCTTGAACATTTGGGAAAAGGAGATTGCTCAACATCTCTAACTATTTGCAGTACAAGGTAATCCTGGTACCAATTCTCCAGTGTTCCACGGACTAGGTGACAAGAATTCTTGGCAAAGTTGGAATCAATGGTTCACAGGTAAAAACTCTGTTGTCAGTTCTTTCATGCATGTGCCCTCAATGAGGCACCCAATTTTAAACCTCAATGATCGGTTTAAAAATCAAGCAGTTTTTCACAAGAAATACTGATGAACCAGAAAACAGTAACGATCTCTACATACATAATAATAGTATACAGCAATGATCCTGTCCGCATATGCAAGACACAATATCCTTGGGCTTTAACCAAAAGGCCTCTGTACCTCCATTCTGGCCCAGAGCTCAATTCCCATGCTCCTGAAGTCTGTCAAAACTCCCCTGGATAAATGTGTAAGTTACTCATTCATTCTAGCCTCTATCAAATATTAACACCATTTATAGACTGGCAACTGCCAAGCATGTGCCTAGAGACTCAGACTCTCCTCCAAGCTCCAGCCTCATTTTACCAATGGTCTACTCTACTCTGCTTACTGATACCACCCATGCACCAAAATGAACTTTGGATAGGCCTCGCTCTAAATCTTCTCCCCTGCAAAGCTTTCTCATCGTTGTAATCAATGTGACTATTCACACCACTGCTTAAGTAAAACCCTGAATGGTTCTCTCCCATCCTCCTAATTCCAATCTCCCCACCACCTCACAAGCTATCCAGAGGCAAATACCGGCCGTTCTACTTCTACAGTGCACCTCAGATCCGTCCTCTCGTCTACCTTCAGCAGCACCATTCTCACTCTAGCTCCCATCATCTCATGTCTGGCTGAGTCTCTTAACTGTTCTCATCTGCTTTTGCTGCTCCAAGGTCCATCTTCGATGTAAGATGCAATCTTTTCACGTCACTCCCTTCACATAAATCCCTTGAATGGTTCTCAATTGCATTGTGACGAAAACCCAGTTCCTTAATGCATCCTTTAAGGTCCTACACAGTTTGGGCTCTGCCTGCCTGCTTCTCCAGTCTTATCTGGGGCCATTTACCCTCCTCCTCGCTGACTCCATCCAGCCAAGCTGACCTTCTCACTGCTACTCACATGTCCATGATGGCTCTTCCTCCCCAGCAGGATCTTTACCCAGGTTATCACCTCTACACTAGTGGGCCTTACACAGATGGTTCCTTGCCATTCTTCGGTCTTAATGAGACAGGCCTTCCCAGACCACTCAGCTAATGTGGGGCCTCCATATTAATTTCTTCACAATATCCTGTTTCTTTTttagcagttttaaaaaatgatttgtatTTACTTGTTTATCTAGCATCCTGCACACATTAACTTCTTCACTGAATGAATTATTAAGGAGAAATACCTTAGGCAAGACTAATTACAAACTGTTCCCACTGGTGAATAGAAGATGCAATTAAAAAGATCTTACCTTTtcaacttttttccttttaacaggGGGGTCAAATCTCTCATTGACTCCAAAATACTGGGTAAGCTCCTTCCACTGGGTTTCACTTGAAGACTGTTCACTgtaaaaagacagacaataactTATGTTTCACACAAAATGTACTCATTATTACATTTACCGTTTTTAATTCGTTACTACAATTATATTACATCAACTACTTCTTAGGTTTCAGAGGTAATTCAACAATTTGAACAAATTCTGCAACACTGTCTAGGACAGacagatattttaaattccacctACCTATGAGATTCTTCTTCATTCTTCAATTTACCTGAAAAGAATTCACAAAGTGTCAATACCTAAGCATTTGGTTATTTCAAAATGATGGTTATTAAAAATTGTTAAGTCCAACTGGTCACAATTTAACACTATTGACAATTAACCTGAATTAAAACACCTTTTCTGGagcgttttctttttttcttttcggaTCTAGAAGCTGAAGTTTTCTGTTCAGAATGCTTTTTATGCAATTCTTGAAATTTctacataaaagcaaaaaaaaagaagagcaaatatgTTTTGAGGCATAGTATACATCTGAAAAATAACATGTTAATAAAAACTATATTCTTAACATTTATAGAAACACAAATATAATGAAAGTAGTTTAGTTCTTCTTAAGATACTCTATTATCTGAGACTTTTACAACCTGAattatcttcatttatttccaaacAAGTCAATCTGATAATTTAGGGGTAAAAGTCAATGACTCATAGACTTTGTAACAAAGAAATTAAGACTGAAACTCCTTGTGTACTGTGTTAAGCAAAGTAGTTAATCTacgtttttttttcttcctctttttatgaaaaacaaaacaaaaatgaatgcaAGTACCTGAGTGACCGAATGAGTTGGCCACAGACCCAGAGAGTAATAAAACCATTCAGAATCAATTTTCCCTACCGGTTACCACCAAGAACACACACATTCTGACCCTGgcagagacacacaggcacagactTCAATAAGAACATATGAGAGAAAACCTACATTCCACATATTTAAGGGAATTCCAGAGGGACACTCTTCATATGCATTTATATTTGCTTCTGCTTCAGTGTCTGGTCCATCTGTAGGAATATCTACAATCTCTGTCTTTTTAAAGGTCCCATCTTCTTCACCCTCTTCTAAGTTAAGTTCAGAGCTCTCTAATGTGGTATCATCGTCAGAATTCAATTCAACATCACTTTCATTTAGGCCAGGAGGTAGCAGCCCACTCCACATCTTTTCTgctcgagggaaaaaaaaaatgaattaagataTGTAAGGTAGACATGGAAAGAATTTTAAGACCGTTAAAAGATATACCAGGAATCTAATAATTATAGCAATGGTTTGGGAAAAGtccatttatactttttaaaaattggtataaGGCAGGATACACCCTCcatatcaaaataatttaaatattttgcttatatAAATTTTTCAGAAGTGTAAGATAGTTTAAGTAAGTCTGTTACGAGACATACCTACAGCTGAATGACTTAATGACAACAAAACCTTGATCCTCTAATACGAGAATAATTTTgtccaaaaaaaaagaggaaattcagTAAAAGCATTCATAGTTCAAGAATGTTAAAAGCCTAACAATATATACTCCAGGTAACTTAAGAATTATAAAACCATATTTCAAGCTGTAAcaattaggaaataaaaataaaattggatttCTCACCTGTATTTGAACATATAAAACTTCAGAGGACTTATTATCTATGGAGGAGGAAAACAATTACACAAAGGAAAATGTTTAAGCTGTGCAAGCAGTTTGAGAAAAGTATGGTGGTAATAAGGATGTCCCAGTTTTACATTTGACACTGCTTGTTAAAGTAATactaaatggagtataatctttacaaattaacaaaatgtatagctttttaaagtaaaaatactgTATTCGGAAAACAAGTTCAGGGTGATTTTTATCATTAGTTATACAGCCCATTGGTAGAGAGAATCATTAACTATTGTTAagtctaataaaaataatttttaaaaattgaagttataatccttttctaaaattataattGAGTACATTTCATTCTTAATCTCCATGGCACAGTCTAGTTTAGTATACATAATAAGCCAAAACTAGTTCATTTAAAAGATGCCTAGAACAGAGAAGCTAGTTCTGCTCATGATTTACCGTCAACTGAAGGAATAAAACAGAAGGGTGGAAATCTTTTTCCACTatctttctgtcctctattgtgtTAAAACCACCAGCACTGTCTCTGAGACAAAGTATCATGGCATTTTGCATACTCTGAACAATGGATTCCTGATAACTTTTAAGGACCTCCTCCCAAATCCAAAGAATCAGCTCTCACTTCTCACAGTTTGGGTCCAGTCTCATCAGCTGCTGGCTCTCTGAAAAACATCCTCACCAAAACATTGTCATGGCTTTTTCAGAGGAAGATTTCTAACATCTAACTACTCTAACTAATTCTGAGGAAGTCATTTTTAACACCTCTGACcctgttttttcatctgtaatacGGGGCTAATTACCCTGCACACAGGGTTATTCTCAGAATGAAATGAGGTAAGCTACTGAAACATTCTACACGGTGTTCAGGAGGTTCTGGGGACTTGATCGATGACCGGTTCTTTTTGTCGTTATCGTTTATTTCTGTGGCCATGTACtgcatttttatcatttctattaTGGGTGGCAGCATCTATATAaggtatttttcaaatttctaatGTTTGAGGTGCATTCATTTAGTAATTGATACAAGTCATTTAACTCCCTGATTTCCACAGTCTGACATGAACTTTCAGTTAAAAACGTTGATGTCTGGTTTTCTGAATGGAGCAATAAAATCAGAAGCAAATTACCAGGAAGATAACAGAACCTAAGCTTCAAGGCTCATCTTTTGCATAAGTTCTTCGAAAGCACTATACCTGATTTTGTATTTTGaatctgtattcctttttttaaagaagaggacTCATATCACATAAATTCCAAGCCCTATAAAACCtgctttgtgtgtgcatgcttagttgctcagtcacgtccaactctgcaaccccacagactggagcccatcaggctcctctgtccatgtgacttTTGAGGCAGCTGGACTGCCTGAAGTTCAGActtttctggagtgggttgccatttcctcctccagggggatcttccccacccagggatcaaacccacctcaccttcactgtaggcagattcttttaccactgagccactggggaaacctgaATCCATCCCTAAATCTGGACTGAGGATTTTAAAAGTTGGAGTGGAGGTAGTATGAGATACTGTTAGCACAAAAGATATGACATATAACATGccaatatagaaaaacaggtgtggagctattaataaaaacatttctacTGTTCCGCGAAGCAGGAGGAAGGCTGTGATAATCCGCTCTACGAGGACTTTGCCACTGGCATATAATACACCTTCAGACTCACTATCCATTTCAGGACTTTAGGATGGTAACAAGTTTCAGAGTTAGCCTTCTTCTCCCTGTCCACAGCATCTTCTGCAtgtccactgtgtgccaggcactcttcaagaCATAGAAACAGCAGTATACAGAATGGGCAAAAAAGCCTAACCTCATGGAACAAACATTCTTATACAAATGGCAAGCTTCTGTCCATCAGCAGCCAAGTACCACTCAGCCCAGACTTCAGCTGTGGCAGCTCAGACGGGCAGAGTTCTTCCACTGGGCGACTGCTGCAGTATCTTCACAGGGTGAGTCTATGTTCACTCGGCACCCCAAGAGGCTTCACCTTGGGAAGCAGGGCTAGTAGCTGTGGAGAGGGCATGCCTTTCTTCATCAGCCCTTAATCATTTTTGATCACTTTTGGACTTCCTCAACTCCATCTATGTTTAATAAGTTCTTGCTGCTGTGGCCATTAAGAACTGTCCTCAGCAGGCTGTTGGCTAGTATAACTTCCTGTGTGTGCCCATGGTGGgggaaaaactaaaataaattttaaaaagtggactCTATGTCCAAATCTGTAAAAGAAGGCAAAGATCAAATAAGACGTGTTTTTGAACTTAATCCCTAAGTATCTTTGAAGCGATGTGCCATTCTCCTGTGACCgtgacatacacacatacacaaacagcaGGACAACCTGGTGGCCGCTGACACACACAGAGAGTCGACTGAGCAGCCTGCAAAGTGAGGCTGCCCACCTGAGCAGCAGCTCTGACTGCAAATCAGCCGATGTGGAGTGGCTGCTTTGTGACTTGTTTTGGGCTTAGGTTCAAAACCAGTGTCTTTCTAGTCAAAGCATATGCATGTTATTTACACATTTCCAGTTGTACTACAGTATCAGTTGGTCCCATTAGGCCCCCTGTTACTTCTGTTTGGGTTGCTCTGGATTCTGATTCTCTAGTTCTTTGAAGCATCTTTCATCTCATACCTTTCAGGGtgcattctttcattttaaagcagATAACCCTTCAAATGTgggcattactcagccattctcAAAAAACGTCACATACCAGAGACCAAGAAACAAGTGTTTTAGTGTAGATTATAGTCAAGTCTATATAACAGTCCATGTGTTGATATATTAACTTTCATGTTTTCAGCCTGTAAGTCAAATACTTTAACCATTTAGCCCCAAAGAAGATGTGAATCATTCAGAATCCCCCTATTCTCTGTGATTTTGAAAATCAGCTTCTCCATTTCACATACTCTGTACTGCTAGAGTGAAGATTCTTCCCAATCCACAGTTATTCTACAAAGAAAAATTCAGTGTATGCTATGCAGCCCAGGGTTGACATGATTTATgatgaacaaaaatatttatgtcaCATCCTAGTCTGAATGGCTGGGCTTTATTTTGCCCTTGGAAACTAAGCGCAGCTACTGCTTAGCACACCTGGGCAGGTATCAGTGTATCTAGAAGAACATGACACAGCTCAGCAGTTCCTCACTAAGGGTTTTTCAAAGTTTTATGAAGACAGTAATGGAGATTTCTAAGCTAATTTCAATACTCAAATAGCCCAACATATTTCATTTTCCCTCAAACAATATCATGCACCTTTAGGTTAGGAAACTAAAATTCAATGAAACATTATTCTCTTTGGTAGCTAAAGGCCTGAGTtttactaaaaaggaaaaaacacaaattaaTGGGTATAGTTTAGTAGATGCAATATTTCAAAATACAGCATCCGTGGAGATATCAAATTACAATAAATGGGATTCTCGGTTGTGAAAGGATTGGGAGCCAGTGGTagagcaggggaaaaaaacagttttAGAAGTCAGAAGATGGGTTTCTAGTCCTGAACAACATAACTGTGGAAAAGCCACTGCATCTGTCCGGGTCTTCACCCTTAACCTAAAACATGAAGGGTGTGATCAAATCTCTGAGACGTCTTGAGGCTCTAATATGCCTTTTTAAGGATCTCAATATTATGTGTGCCCAAATGCCCAGAATCACTCATTCTTTGATGTAACACTCCATTCTCTCTCAGTCAGAACAATACTAATTAAACCCCAACACCCTAGAAGATAAGGTCTCTCTCCTAACCCAGCCACCACAGCCAAGCTTGCTAGTTTTCAGTAAGACCCTGCACTTCAGAGAAAATACCtaaaagatgctctggagaaagggaaagagacccCACTGTGacagaagaaacagaaccaaaaagaaaaacaaaccaggtCATCGCTATAAACGGCATACAAACAATGTGACAGGCACTGTTTACCCTTTACCCTCACAATGACCCTTCCACTAGGAATTATTATCTAAACCCCTTTTACAGATGCAGTAACAGACTCATCCAATGGTTGGTGATCCACTAATCTTAGAAAAATAGAACTCTGTAACTCAAAACTCTATAGAGTGCAGAGTTTAAGTAGTATTATATTCTTGGTGACAGAGATTTGAGAGTGGGTCTGAAGAATGTCCCCAGCCTGTAATTCTGTTAAAATTTGATCAAGAAGaaattttttctcactttttaaggGCAGAAAGCTATATAAAAATGTTATACCAAACTGAATACAGGCCTGGGTAATAATACCACATTTTCTGAAGTCCAGGTAACAGCTTATAATCAAAACTCAACCTAAGCAGTTTATGGGTAAATGTCCCCTGACGCTCATATTCCAGACTTCCAATTCCATTTTTACTGAATGAAGCTGCCTTATTTCCCAAATTTTGTATTCAAGTagaaataatcacagaaaactgaaaatcttCTCTGATCTGAACTTAAATCTCACAGAAATCGTAAACCACCACCTACCAATCTGAAGATCCTGTTAAATAACTTACACAATAATCAGTTTTTGTGACTGGGCATTAATTACTTGACTGAAATACTTCTAAGCATGTTATCATCAACATTAATGCCCTGTTCACGTTTACGAAATAAATGTGCTCCGTTTTCTCAAAAAGGTACAGAAAGTACAACGGAATCTCAAGCCTGACTTCGGATTTAAGTTACCAATCCGATTACCCAGATAAACTATTTAGCAGGATTTTGCACGTATGCATATGTCAAAGCGAGTGTCTTGTTCAGCCTAGGGCTAGAAAACACTCCCCGAGAGTCAAGAAAGATTCACAGGTAGCCAATAATACTTCGAggtccattttaaaattggatgtCTCCGTGAGAATACTTACAGGGTGCCAAGACTGCAAGAGGGGCGGCTCTAGAAACGTACACCTTGCGCTGCACGGCTGAACCACACGGAACTCTGCAGGCTCTCCTGCAGCTGGGCCACACTCCGATGCCCAAATGGGAAGAATCCCCTCCCGGCACAGAACTAAGCTCCACAGATTCTGCTGTAGGATGTTTACCTTGCTGACTCTCCCATCAACTGCAGCTCGTTTCCGGGTACGGCAACTGTAAACAAGAGCCCGTTTCCCGGGTCGAAAGCCTTCTTATCCTGTCTCACTCCGGCCGGGGTGGGACggagaacccctctcccaccaacAGAACGGGGACTCCGCCGCGACGCCGCGTCAGAGCAAGGCGGAGGCCGATTCAGCCGACGCTCCCACGggcccagtcaaaggctttgcggGCCTGACCAAAGGTTTTACGGCTCAGCCGAGAGGCTGTGAGGCCGCCCGCACTTGCTCCCTCGATCCTGGCACCCTGCCTTCCCTGGGTCCGTCTCCCTGGAGCCCAAGAACCCGCCTCACAATCAGCCGTACTCACCAGTCCGGACGGAGCCGCCCGGCAGCCATCTTAAGACCTGCCAACATAGCGCCTTCTCATTGGCTCCGACATCTCTGCCAATGAGCTGGGGCCGTTCTGGCCTGAGTCGCCATGGTAACCGGTCGCGCCTGGCTCGCCTTTTAAATAAACGAAAAAGAGCGATTcgtttccttctgcttctttcccCGCCCCCTCTGCTTTTCTCTCGGCATTTTCTGCTTTCTTCTAGACGTCttaaagacttttttctttttccatcccctgCCGTACTCTGGTGCCCTGTGGTGAGAAAAGTGCTTGGCATAAACCTTAAGCTGAGTTCATTCCCCAAAGACCGAGACTCGCTGCAGAAGCTCTCTAGATCCTTCTGGGAACGTTTCCGTTCATTCAAACTTTCCCCCCGTTGGCTTCGTTACTTTCCCACCCCCTGCCCGTACATAGTTTTTTGAGCAGGCACCGTGCCAGCCTCTGTTGAGAGCAAAATGGTCTCTACTCCTGCTCTCGTGGCGTTTAGCATCTGCTGATGGTGGCAGCTGCTACAgactggctgtgtggccttggccaAAAGCTCATTGAGTTCCTTTTCCCTGG belongs to Capricornis sumatraensis isolate serow.1 chromosome 23, serow.2, whole genome shotgun sequence and includes:
- the FAM204A gene encoding protein FAM204A, which produces MWSGLLPPGLNESDVELNSDDDTTLESSELNLEEGEEDGTFKKTEIVDIPTDGPDTEAEANINAYEECPSGIPLNMWNKFQELHKKHSEQKTSASRSEKKKRKRSRKGKLKNEEESHSEQSSSETQWKELTQYFGVNERFDPPVKRKKVEKSGLEKRIDQAVEEWNIEKAEELSNQLATRELGVKIAKAIACHNFVKAKKEAENSQVARKKKKLAWGFEAKKRWETKSNMGYM